A DNA window from Rhinolophus sinicus isolate RSC01 linkage group LG10, ASM3656204v1, whole genome shotgun sequence contains the following coding sequences:
- the LOC109443535 gene encoding C-C chemokine receptor type 2 isoform X2: protein MGDNDTLLQFSHHMLSTSHSLLATNFQGNEEDPSTTYDYGDSVPCEKQDVKLIAARLLPPLYSLVFIFGFVGNLLVVLILINCKKLKSMTDIYLLNLAISDLLFLITIPFWAYYAANEWLLGNAMCKLFTGMYHIGYFGGIFFIILLTIDRYLAIVHAVFALKARTVTFGGVTSGVTWVVAVFASLPGIIFTKSQEEMVAYSCGPYFPVGWKNFYTLMRTILGLVLPLLVMVICYSGILKTLLRCRNERKKHKAVRLIFTIMIVYFLFWTPYNIVLLLDTFQEFFNVSTCKITSQLDQAMQVTETLGMTHCCINPIIYAFVGEKFRRYLSVFFRKHIAKHLCKQCPIFYRETADRVSSAYTPSTGEQEVSAGF from the coding sequence ATGGGTGACAATGACACGTTGCTCCAGTTCAGCCACCACATGCTGTCCACATCGCATTCTCTGCTTGCAACGAATTTCCAGGGGAATGAGGAAGACCCCAGCACTACTTATGACTACGGGGACAGTGTGCCCTGTGAAAAACAGGACGTGAAGCTAATCGCAGCCAGGCTCCTGCCCCCGCTCTACTCGCTGGTGTTCATCTTCGGCTTCGTGGGCAACCTGCTGGTCGTCCTCATCCTGATAAACTGCAAGAAGCTGAAGAGCATGACTGACATCTACCTGCTCAATCTGGCCATCTCCGACCTGCTTTTCCTCATCACCATCCCATTCTGGGCTTACTATGCGGCAAACGAGTGGCTCTTAGGAAATGCGATGTGTAAGTTATTCACAGGGATGTATCACATCGGTTATTTTGGCGGCATCTTCTTCATCATCCTCTTGACGATCGATAGGTACCTGGCTATCGTCCATGCCGTGTTTGCTTTAAAGGCCAGGACAGTCACCTTTGGGGGGGTGACAAGTGGGGTCACCTGGGTGGTGGCTGTGTTCGCCTCTCTTCCGGGAATCATCTTCACCAAATCCCAAGAAGAAATGGTTGCTTACTCCTGTGGCCCTTATTTTCCAGTCGGATGGAAGAATTTCTATACATTAATGAGGACCATCTTGGGCCTGGTCCTGCCACTGCTGGTCATGGTCATCTGCTACTCAGGAATCCTGAAGACCTTGCTTCGCTGTCGGAATGAGAGGAAGAAACACAAGGCCGTGAGGCTCATCTTCACCATCATGATCGTCTACTTTCTTTTCTGGACTCCCTACAACATCGTCCTTCTCCTGGACACCTTCCAGGAATTCTTCAATGTGAGTACCTGTAAGATCACCAGTCAGCTGGACCAAGCCATGCAGGTGACGGAGACCCTTGGCATGACACACTGCTGTATCAACCCCATCATCTACGCCTTCGTTGGGGAGAAGTTCAGACGGTATCTCTCCGTGTTTTTCCGAAAGCACATCGCCAAACACCTCTGCAAACAATGCCCCATTTTCTATCGGGAGACAGCCGACCGAGTGAGTTCAGCATACACCCCTTCCACTGGGGAGCAGGAAGTCTCGGCTGGTTTCTAA
- the LOC109443535 gene encoding C-C chemokine receptor type 2 isoform X1, which translates to MKLYFLLLHTKFLPPDLLASVAEKPDTPVPLGRSHPLVSGRRKMGDNDTLLQFSHHMLSTSHSLLATNFQGNEEDPSTTYDYGDSVPCEKQDVKLIAARLLPPLYSLVFIFGFVGNLLVVLILINCKKLKSMTDIYLLNLAISDLLFLITIPFWAYYAANEWLLGNAMCKLFTGMYHIGYFGGIFFIILLTIDRYLAIVHAVFALKARTVTFGGVTSGVTWVVAVFASLPGIIFTKSQEEMVAYSCGPYFPVGWKNFYTLMRTILGLVLPLLVMVICYSGILKTLLRCRNERKKHKAVRLIFTIMIVYFLFWTPYNIVLLLDTFQEFFNVSTCKITSQLDQAMQVTETLGMTHCCINPIIYAFVGEKFRRYLSVFFRKHIAKHLCKQCPIFYRETADRVSSAYTPSTGEQEVSAGF; encoded by the exons AT GAAACTTTATTTCCTACTTCTGCACACCAAGTTCCTACCTCCAGATCTGTTGGCCTCAGTTGCTGAGAAGCCTGACACACCAGTGCCCCTTGGAAGAAGCCATCCACTGGTGAGTG GACGGAGGAAGATGGGTGACAATGACACGTTGCTCCAGTTCAGCCACCACATGCTGTCCACATCGCATTCTCTGCTTGCAACGAATTTCCAGGGGAATGAGGAAGACCCCAGCACTACTTATGACTACGGGGACAGTGTGCCCTGTGAAAAACAGGACGTGAAGCTAATCGCAGCCAGGCTCCTGCCCCCGCTCTACTCGCTGGTGTTCATCTTCGGCTTCGTGGGCAACCTGCTGGTCGTCCTCATCCTGATAAACTGCAAGAAGCTGAAGAGCATGACTGACATCTACCTGCTCAATCTGGCCATCTCCGACCTGCTTTTCCTCATCACCATCCCATTCTGGGCTTACTATGCGGCAAACGAGTGGCTCTTAGGAAATGCGATGTGTAAGTTATTCACAGGGATGTATCACATCGGTTATTTTGGCGGCATCTTCTTCATCATCCTCTTGACGATCGATAGGTACCTGGCTATCGTCCATGCCGTGTTTGCTTTAAAGGCCAGGACAGTCACCTTTGGGGGGGTGACAAGTGGGGTCACCTGGGTGGTGGCTGTGTTCGCCTCTCTTCCGGGAATCATCTTCACCAAATCCCAAGAAGAAATGGTTGCTTACTCCTGTGGCCCTTATTTTCCAGTCGGATGGAAGAATTTCTATACATTAATGAGGACCATCTTGGGCCTGGTCCTGCCACTGCTGGTCATGGTCATCTGCTACTCAGGAATCCTGAAGACCTTGCTTCGCTGTCGGAATGAGAGGAAGAAACACAAGGCCGTGAGGCTCATCTTCACCATCATGATCGTCTACTTTCTTTTCTGGACTCCCTACAACATCGTCCTTCTCCTGGACACCTTCCAGGAATTCTTCAATGTGAGTACCTGTAAGATCACCAGTCAGCTGGACCAAGCCATGCAGGTGACGGAGACCCTTGGCATGACACACTGCTGTATCAACCCCATCATCTACGCCTTCGTTGGGGAGAAGTTCAGACGGTATCTCTCCGTGTTTTTCCGAAAGCACATCGCCAAACACCTCTGCAAACAATGCCCCATTTTCTATCGGGAGACAGCCGACCGAGTGAGTTCAGCATACACCCCTTCCACTGGGGAGCAGGAAGTCTCGGCTGGTTTCTAA